TAAAATCAATTGCGAAGGTAGTCATAActcacagacagacggacagacagtgGGAACTTgggaagggagtgttttaaatcgacacgaggaaattcataacttgtgtcgatttaaaaatcCCTTCGGTcttgttttaatctatcgccactcgtttcgaactttattttttacgcacttgcattgtattgtaatgtactattatgataGGTGAAATGTAAATAGCaattaaaaatagtaaaatataaaactttaatttttgccttgttggaattagtccggtttcctcacgatgttttctttggTGCAAATGACTTCGCACCGAAAAACTCGTTATGCGATCGAAAGTCCCACGCTTACTGTCTGTCCGTTGCACGAATTATTGTTCATAGCGAGGAAATTAACGCTTTGTTTGTAATTGTCTACCTATATAACTTATTTAGAGGCCTAACCGACCTTTTGGTAGGGTGCAAAAACGAACCTTGAATGGGCGGCACCTAATCTGACAAGTCTGTTTTTAGTGCCATATCGACCACCTCAATATCTTCGATTAGATACCACCGAAACGCTCGAGTTCATTTAAGAGTGTACAAAATAAACCTTAAACGTAACGTGTCAGGGGTATACTCTTGGCTTGGGTCgactcgttcgtttttcgtcatgttcctaaatttgtccgattctgctttcgtcagccattcttcattcgtcaacttagtctgcagtcattatTGTCTTTGACCACAATGAGTTATTGGCCTTTCTCTTATTGCGACTCAATCGTTattcgtcatttcgtatttggtcatattctaagttggtaccgacctaagactgcgaaaaaacacgaaaaacatagatttaacagcgaacatgccgaaagaagattatgacgagtgaagaacgagacggattaagataaagatgaacaacAAAATTGACCAtagttgagaaagaccatcgacgatcgtgacgaataaagaatgacagacgaaagcagaatcggacaaatttaggaacatgacgaaaaacgaactagacgacccaagagtataccgtGTCAGGGTGTAAAATGAAGTTGATAAGTGCATGTGTGACCGGGAAAAGAGCCCCTATCTGTCAAAGTTAAGCAATCTGAAATGTcgacttccggttcgagcgccatcttagcggtctcgtaTCGCGaataattgatatttttttcttttgctcattaatgttgtttaaagtgtaatatcgattgcttattatgcagtaaactaatgttgtagtgagaagctgataaagaattaatctcgaaacgcgtttagcctcttttttgtcgtcaacggccggtattCCACaagctcttgtaaaatctagctatcaatttacaagtgctaactcatcGTATACAGTGATTTTGGTACgttaagtacgacagtgtacggtgagttatTCATTTTCATTACTGTAGTTTGTTCAcgttattataattaagtacaACAGTACCACGTTTGCAAGCAATGTTGTAAATTGCACTATTTGATTTGCaataaatatcatgtttatGTTGTCAGATTCAACTTTACTAATTATTTACGAATATTAAAAATGCCATCGCACACATACAAATGCCGATGcgattttaaaaatgaataaatctgATATTTGGAAAAAATCGGGAGCACCGGTTCCTAAATTATAGTCCCGGTTctttcgccaccataaaattatCAGGATTTCCCGGAAATCgagaaccgggaaataccgggagcatgcaTACTCTTGTACAAAGCAACCTTCCGAATTTGATGCTAGCTGCCTTGCTCAAGGTCTTGATTTTTGCAGGATGCAAACTCGAACCTTGAACGCATGTGCGGTATTCAGCAAACCGGTTATTAGTGCCGTATCGACCGCCCGCGGCACGCGACCATCTTTCGGCGACGGTTTATTTACAGAATCTGTTTTACCTACAAGGTTTAAGCTAAGCTTGCGTGCTTTGTGAATGAGTTGAGTTTACGTTAGGGggttttgaaggaaaaaaaTAACCCTTTGAACGCCAAGAACTACTAAAGTGGCCCTGTGCCGTCATGCCCACCACGCCACCATTTAAATGGTTATGGGCGACGCTGTCAGAGGGATTGTCCTGCTGACAGATAAAGTTTATATTCGTCATTTACTAGTATAGTCTAGGTAGGTACTAGTATTGGCGTGTAGGCCACAATTTGATGATAAAGGCAAGTTCAAAAggttaaatgaaaaaaaaaaaaaacgcctcAGGCTAGGCGGAGTCGTGACTAGTTCTCTAAACTcatctagcttaataatgttTAATGCTTTTTaactataagtgcgttttcacattatccgatccgataccggaagtcggaaggatttcaaaggaaaaaatcaaatatggcggcgtaaatatatgggatatcggtccgacatccgatatcggatcggatgatgtgaaaacgcactaacactaccagtgagactcaaacatatttaaaatattgtaaggggGTAAAAGTTAAAAGCCTTGAATTGAAAGCTTTGAATTGATATAATCGCaaacttatttttataagattaacatttttttttaaataaagttagCAACCCACTCACGGTATCTATTCCTAATTCATTCCCGTCTCTAATCATGTGCaaaataatgtatatttattatttgtaattttaattagatTCCTGACTCCTGAGTCAATCAAATTAATTCGAGGTAGCAATCACTAATCACTAAAtacctatattaaaaaaaaaatcgaataaaaGCTAGCTTAAGAGGCAAGACTtcctatgtatgtaagtataacTTTTAATAAGTACGAGTATACTTATCCGCAACAGCCTTGAGCAATGCAAATTAGAACCATTCTGCAAATAAAAGTACTTCTTCAAACTGTTTACAACCCTTGAAAGCCCGAGCGTGCCCCAGATGAATGTCGACATCAACTATACTTGTTATTTCACACAAAAACAAACTTTTTTAATATCAACCAACTTTATTGGTTGGCGGAATCTGTCCAGCAGTATCTAGCGGGTATTTTCTCGGGACGCGATAAAACTGTAGGAGGTACCTTATGACTCATTACTTCCCCGTCACCGCTGCAAGGACTCACTTCTTCTATTTTCTGTAAAGGATTTAGTCTAACTATACCACTAGCGCACCTGCCTTTCCGTTTTTCTTCAGCTTTGCAAACAGCAGCCATTTCTTCCTCAGAATCTTCATTCTCCTCTGCAATATCCTCGCCGATTTCTTCAAGAGCGGATGCTTTACATCTCGCTTTACGTATTTTAACTTTCTCTTCAGCATCATCTAATCTTTTTTCAATGCAAACTAGTTTATCTATAATATGATCTAACTTCTGGTTCTGATATTGCACATGTTTATGAACAGTTTTAGATTCTTCGTCCTTGGAATGCATTATTTCTCAGCTACGGATTCTCTTATTGCTTCTATGACTGGTATACGTACAGATTCATAGAAAAGGTCTTTAGCCGTGTCATCCATTAGATGAATTTTGATCTTAGCTTCACCGGATGTTTGCAATATTTCAGTGGCTAAGGCCTCCAAAGACTCAGATGCGGCAACATGAGAACTATTCATTCTTTTTTCATGGCGACGCGTTTTCCTCACCTTTCTTTCAGATAGTTCAGAAACGGTACTGTTTAGAGATTGACTGATGACTATATTTTCTACAGATGATCTGCTAATAGATTCATGACTGAAACTCTCCGTGTGacttttgtaattttctttACGAAATGTTTCGATAACTTTCTTTTCTTGCTGTTTTCTGTACGTCTTAGAATCCTGGGTGACAGGATAATCCCCAGACTTATTATTCTTCAGTCGCGATTTTCTTGATGTCTTTATAGTGTAGTAAACAGGAGATCTGTCGTTGGCGTTTGGAGGAATAACTATAGGGACTATATTTTTTGCGAATCTTATAGTCTGACCTAAAACTTCGTCATTGCATACGCTTGTTTCTTCAATATCTCTATTGGTtttgtttgatttttgtttgaatatcttttgttttattttcttcaCGCTTTCTCTGGTTTTAAGATCACCATTCTCAATATTTGAACCAACATCAGGAACTTCAGGAACAGCTTCTTTGGTGTTGCTGAAGAATTTCTTATGAATATAAGACACTGAGTTACAGGACCGTTGACTAGGATAGTAATTTTCTAAATTTATACCATTTATTTCCTTTGCTGGCAAATCTGCGAAATAAATAAAGGGTAAATATTAATAACGTGGCCTTCAACTCCAAAAAGAGAAATCTCCATAACAGTCTTCTATGATTTCGGTTAAATATACGGGAAATATGTAAGTAATCACACTTATGTACATCGTAAGGTCATTATTTCTAATGTAGCAAGGCTTGTTACCTGGTGCCATGTATAAagacaattttaatttatttaacactgaaaattatttcaaaatCGAGTACAACAATAATAGTTGTTTTACAAATTGTCAATTAATGCTTATTTTGCAATTGACATTGACAGTCGTCTTGGAAACACAGCTATAACACAAGTTTCGACCAAAGTAGAAAAAGTCTGTATTTAAAAagtttgtaaataattatattttctacaaatttttttgtaaaaaatccAGTCCAAAAATACAATACACTCATTGTTCAGCCGTGTCTTTCTTTAAAACTAATGACCTATTCATGTAGTCTTACCGCGTAGTTTTCTtcccattatccgatccgatatcggatgtcggaaggatttcaataaaaaaaaatctaagatggacctgtaatgtatgggatatcggtccgacatccgatatcggatcggataacgtgaaaatGCATTAGACTTTGCTTTTTTGTACGAAACCAGACGCGACAACTGTTTTTGgtttcgacggagccccgctgcggggctcctatttctagattgtttgcccttcgggcatctataggtacagtcgactacaaagagatgtatccactttttcaccttattacaatgcaataaggtgaaaaagtggatacatctctttgtagtctgTAAGCGTTCCCGTATCAATCACTAATTCTAGTGCTAGTACAGTATTTCAATATGCGTTTTGTTAGTACACTGTCACTGACAGATACGTTCCGTTTTGGTCGATACTTCGGAAAATAAATGTTTCTTACCAAATTCATACAGTAGATTCTTCTTCTCAAAAAAGGGAAGATATTACATATAGCAACACTGCTCTCTTGTCTTTGTCTTTGAATGCCGGTTGCCGACTCGCTATGTAATCGGTCCGTGCTctctgtattttatttaataaatactttataAAAGACCATGTCTGATCATTAACAATATAACATAGTCGACTGTAtctaacaaacctaacctacctattgCCTAGCCCTTACTATCACTACTATCAGTAAGTCTATTGAAgaaattcccagtggttcaacAGGTAAAAGTATGCGGTGAGACGAGAGGGAATAGCCTACAACAAATCTTTGTAAGTGGTTACCCAATTCTACATAGGAGCTCGTTTCTTTtacatttatacatattatatcatAAAAGTGCACCGAAAACTGTTCTCtctttcaataataaataaaagacaCTGAGCTCCGAGCCAACTAGACTTTATTCATGAAACCGCATTTTGTAAATGTTCTCTGCAATAGCAGATGAAAAGAACTTCACCCCAATGTTTTTAAAGGaaggcatgtttacaaaaacaacataactacacTAGACATGAATTTAcaggaaacgaaaaaaactaaatgtcttCTTATATATTAGCTATTGGACATAAACGTTGTATACGTTATTTAAGTAAGTGGCCATTAGTTCCGAAACACACGATTACACATCTCAAAGACaattatttttagaaagaaTATGAAAAATAAGTTCGTCAGTTATgctgtttttgtaaaattttgttagttatgttcttttt
This window of the Leguminivora glycinivorella isolate SPB_JAAS2020 chromosome 16, LegGlyc_1.1, whole genome shotgun sequence genome carries:
- the LOC125234667 gene encoding uncharacterized protein LOC125234667; translated protein: MAPDLPAKEINGINLENYYPSQRSCNSVSYIHKKFFSNTKEAVPEVPDVGSNIENGDLKTRESVKKIKQKIFKQKSNKTNRDIEETSVCNDEVLGQTIRFAKNIVPIVIPPNANDRSPVYYTIKTSRKSRLKNNKSGDYPVTQDSKTYRKQQEKKVIETFRKENYKSHTESFSHESISRSSVENIVISQSLNSTVSELSERKVRKTRRHEKRMNSSHVAASESLEALATEILQTSGEAKIKIHLMDDTAKDLFYESVRIPVIEAIRESVAEK